One window of Trifolium pratense cultivar HEN17-A07 linkage group LG5, ARS_RC_1.1, whole genome shotgun sequence genomic DNA carries:
- the LOC123883746 gene encoding uncharacterized protein LOC123883746, producing the protein MNRDVMSREEEKCEALQRALLDCHRRIPSGPGRNSACRHLNNALAICLVSLACPEQSEAVRTLCSSAGTALKRRQCQQAQISLSLCLDSHSNP; encoded by the coding sequence ATGAATAGAGATGTGATGtcaagagaagaagagaaatgCGAAGCACTACAACGAGCGTTATTGGACTGCCACCGTCGTATCCCTTCCGGTCCAGGTCGTAACTCCGCCTGTCGTCACCTCAACAACGCCCTCGCCATCTGTCTTGTTTCATTAGCTTGCCCTGAACAATCTGAAGCGGTGCGTACTCTCTGCTCCAGCGCCGGCACCGCTCTTAAACGCCGTCAATGTCAACAGGCTCAGATTTCTCTCTCGCTATGTCTTGATTCTCACTCAAATCCCTAA
- the LOC123883745 gene encoding major allergen Pru ar 1-like has product MFKALILDAPNLFPKLMPAIKSIQLVEGNGGPGSIQKITIVEGDSIKYVKHRIDAIDKENLIYNYAVIEGDAKPEMLELVSHEIKIEPSKEGGCKIKNVSKYYPKKGFEIKEEDLKDAREEALVILKVVDAYLVANPKAYA; this is encoded by the exons ATGTTCAAGGCTTTGATCCTTGATGCACCAAACCTCTTCCCCAAGCTTATGCCGGCTATTAAGAGTATTCAACTTGTTGAAGGCAATGGTGGCCCCGGAAGCATTCAAAAGATCACCATTGTTGAAG GTGATAGCATCAAATATGTGAAGCATAGAATTGATGCCATAGACAAAGAGAATTTGATATATAATTATGCAGTGATCGAGGGCGATGCTAAGCCGGAAATGCTGGAATTGGTTTCACATGAGATCAAGATTGAACCTAGCAAAGAGGGTGGTTGCAAGATCAAGAATGTTAGCAAGTATTATCCCAAAAAAGGGTTTGAGATCAAAGAAGAGGATTTGAAGGATGCCAGGGAGGAAGCATTGGTTATTCTCAAGGTAGTTGATGCATATCTTGTGGCTAATCCAAAAGCCTATGCTTGA